One genomic region from Desertibacillus haloalkaliphilus encodes:
- a CDS encoding ImmA/IrrE family metallo-endopeptidase: MFWIKEAVKNLTCQYNSIDPFELASLKRIQVIPWNLHEDIQGFYKYDKRNKYIFINNNLDESHQKFVCAHEFGHSQLHPRVNTPFLRGNTLYSINKLEVEANTFAVELLLPDEAIYDLNNTSTTIYELASSYGIPKEVCHLKSITTNT, encoded by the coding sequence ATGTTTTGGATCAAAGAGGCTGTAAAGAATCTTACCTGTCAGTATAACTCGATTGATCCCTTTGAGCTGGCTTCTTTAAAGCGTATTCAAGTTATACCATGGAACCTCCATGAAGATATTCAAGGATTTTATAAATATGACAAAAGGAATAAATACATTTTCATTAACAATAACCTTGATGAAAGTCATCAAAAGTTTGTGTGCGCCCATGAATTTGGCCACTCACAACTCCACCCTAGGGTTAACACCCCGTTTTTAAGAGGGAATACTCTATATTCTATTAATAAGTTAGAAGTTGAAGCTAATACATTTGCTGTTGAATTATTGCTACCAGATGAGGCTATTTACGATCTCAATAATACAAGTACTACTATATATGAACTAGCCTCTAGTTATGGAATCCCAAAAGAAGTTTGTCACTTGAAATCAATAACGACTAATACTTAA
- a CDS encoding site-specific integrase — protein MARFEKYETKNGERWMFIIENGIDPQTGKRSRIKRRGFKKQKEAKVAARELEYQLGLRKLDVKSKITFTEMAEEWLTVYSTTQVKESTIRVRKHELGHLNEHLGYYKLQDITKKMYQNMLIKLKGEGLSYNTISGIHGTGRMIFKRAMEQDIIANDPSQFAFIPKDKVTVDDIENKKVEDNYLEKQELKMFLDAAKEPNGPKDNHAIFFTLAWTGLRVGELVALKWKDVDFDEHTINITKTYYNPNNNTKKFKLLPPKTEGSIRKIDVEEDVIKVLKRHRSIQNEVKLSVGKEYYDGDFVFGRLSGPYYGYPHFVKTVENRMIQLMKKLPDIKKHLTPHSLRHTHTSLLAEAGVELLQIMDRLGHSDDETTTQVYLHITKERKKEASQKFGELMRSLEN, from the coding sequence ATGGCCAGGTTTGAAAAGTATGAGACAAAGAACGGAGAAAGATGGATGTTCATTATTGAAAATGGCATCGATCCGCAAACAGGCAAACGCTCTCGCATTAAACGACGTGGTTTTAAAAAGCAAAAGGAAGCGAAAGTCGCTGCTCGTGAATTAGAATACCAGCTCGGATTAAGAAAGCTTGATGTAAAATCTAAAATAACTTTTACAGAAATGGCCGAAGAGTGGTTAACGGTTTATAGCACCACCCAAGTTAAAGAGAGTACAATACGGGTTCGAAAACATGAATTAGGCCATTTAAACGAGCATCTAGGCTATTATAAGTTGCAGGACATAACGAAAAAGATGTACCAGAATATGCTGATAAAATTAAAGGGTGAAGGCTTGTCGTATAATACAATCTCCGGGATACACGGAACAGGACGAATGATTTTCAAACGTGCAATGGAACAAGACATCATAGCTAATGACCCTTCCCAGTTTGCTTTTATCCCAAAAGATAAAGTCACTGTTGATGACATTGAAAATAAAAAAGTAGAGGATAACTACTTGGAAAAGCAAGAATTGAAAATGTTTTTAGATGCAGCCAAAGAACCAAATGGTCCAAAGGATAATCACGCCATATTCTTCACTCTTGCCTGGACTGGATTAAGGGTTGGTGAATTGGTCGCACTTAAGTGGAAAGATGTTGATTTCGATGAACACACAATTAACATAACGAAAACTTACTATAATCCGAATAACAATACAAAAAAGTTTAAACTGTTGCCACCTAAAACAGAAGGTTCTATCAGAAAAATTGACGTTGAAGAAGATGTCATCAAAGTCTTGAAACGACATCGATCTATTCAGAATGAAGTAAAGCTCTCCGTGGGGAAGGAATACTATGATGGTGATTTTGTATTCGGGCGACTATCAGGACCGTATTATGGTTATCCTCATTTTGTGAAAACAGTCGAGAACCGAATGATTCAACTAATGAAGAAACTCCCAGATATTAAAAAGCATTTAACCCCCCACTCTCTTCGTCATACTCATACATCGTTACTTGCCGAAGCAGGAGTAGAACTATTACAGATCATGGATCGACTTGGACACTCCGATGATGAAACAACAACTCAAGTTTATTTACACATTACAAAAGAACGAAAAAAAGAAGCTTCCCAAAAGTTCGGCGAACTAATGAGAAGCCTCGAAAATTAG
- the groL gene encoding chaperonin GroEL (60 kDa chaperone family; promotes refolding of misfolded polypeptides especially under stressful conditions; forms two stacked rings of heptamers to form a barrel-shaped 14mer; ends can be capped by GroES; misfolded proteins enter the barrel where they are refolded when GroES binds), producing MAKDIKFSEDARRSMLRGVDALADAVKVTLGPKGRNVVLDKKFGSPLITNDGVTIAKEIELEDAFENMGAQLVSEVASKTNDIAGDGTTTATVLAQAMIREGLKNVTSGANPMGIRRGIEKATSVAVEELAGISKPIEGKDSITQVASISAADNEVGQIIAEAMERVGNDGVITIEESKGFATELEVVEGMQFDRGYASPYMVTDSDKMEAVLEDPYILITDKKISNIQEVLPVLEQVVQQNKPILIIAEDVEGEALATLVVNKLRGTFNAVAVKAPGFGDRRKAMLEDIAILTGGEVITEDLGLDLKSADITQLGRAGKVVVTKEDTTVVEGAGESDQIAARVNQIKAQLEETTSEFDKEKLQERLAKLAGGVAVVKVGAATETELKERKLRIEDALNSTRAAVEEGIVSGGGTALVNVINAVKAIEAEGDEATGVNIVLRALEEPVRQIAHNAGLEGSVIVERLKGEDIGVGYNAATGDWVNMVDAGIVDPTKVTRSALQHAASVSAMFLTTEAVIADKPEEEGAAGGGMPDMGGMGGMGGMGGMM from the coding sequence ATGGCAAAAGACATTAAATTTAGCGAAGACGCTCGTCGTTCAATGCTTCGCGGTGTGGATGCATTAGCGGATGCTGTAAAAGTAACTTTAGGACCAAAAGGGCGTAACGTTGTTTTAGATAAAAAATTTGGATCTCCATTAATTACTAATGATGGTGTAACGATTGCTAAGGAAATTGAACTAGAAGATGCATTTGAAAACATGGGTGCACAGTTAGTTTCTGAAGTTGCAAGCAAAACAAACGATATTGCTGGGGACGGTACAACAACAGCAACTGTTCTTGCACAAGCAATGATCCGTGAAGGACTTAAAAACGTTACATCTGGTGCGAATCCAATGGGTATCCGCAGAGGGATTGAAAAAGCTACAAGTGTAGCGGTTGAAGAGCTTGCTGGTATTTCTAAGCCAATCGAAGGCAAAGATTCAATCACTCAAGTAGCTTCAATTTCAGCTGCCGATAATGAAGTTGGACAAATCATTGCTGAGGCAATGGAGCGTGTTGGTAACGATGGTGTTATCACAATTGAAGAATCAAAAGGATTTGCTACTGAGTTAGAAGTAGTAGAAGGTATGCAATTTGACCGTGGCTATGCTTCTCCGTACATGGTAACAGATTCTGATAAAATGGAAGCAGTTCTTGAAGATCCATATATCTTAATTACAGATAAGAAGATCTCTAACATTCAAGAAGTACTTCCTGTACTTGAGCAAGTTGTTCAGCAAAACAAACCAATCTTAATCATTGCTGAAGATGTTGAAGGTGAAGCGCTTGCAACATTAGTTGTCAACAAACTACGTGGTACATTCAATGCAGTAGCTGTTAAGGCTCCTGGATTCGGTGACCGTCGTAAAGCAATGCTAGAAGATATTGCAATCCTAACTGGTGGTGAAGTGATCACTGAAGATTTAGGTCTTGACCTAAAATCAGCTGACATTACTCAATTAGGACGTGCAGGTAAAGTTGTTGTAACAAAAGAAGATACAACAGTTGTAGAAGGTGCTGGCGAGTCTGATCAAATCGCTGCTCGTGTAAACCAAATCAAGGCTCAATTAGAAGAAACAACTTCTGAGTTTGATAAAGAAAAATTACAAGAGCGCCTAGCAAAACTAGCTGGTGGTGTAGCAGTTGTTAAAGTTGGTGCTGCAACTGAAACAGAATTAAAAGAGCGTAAACTACGTATTGAGGATGCACTTAACTCAACACGTGCAGCAGTTGAAGAAGGTATCGTTTCTGGTGGTGGTACAGCACTAGTTAACGTTATTAACGCTGTAAAAGCAATTGAAGCAGAAGGCGATGAGGCTACAGGTGTAAACATCGTTCTACGTGCCCTTGAAGAGCCAGTTCGTCAAATCGCTCATAATGCAGGTCTTGAAGGATCAGTTATTGTTGAACGTCTAAAAGGCGAAGACATCGGTGTTGGATACAATGCTGCAACTGGCGACTGGGTAAACATGGTTGATGCAGGTATCGTTGACCCAACAAAAGTTACTCGTTCTGCTCTTCAACATGCGGCTAGTGTATCAGCGATGTTCTTAACAACTGAAGCTGTTATCGCTGATAAGCCTGAAGAAGAAGGTGCTGCTGGTGGCGGAATGCCTGACATGGGCGGCATGGGCGGCATGGGTGGAATGGGCGGCATGATGTAA
- the groES gene encoding co-chaperone GroES — MLKPLGDRIVIEQVETEEKTASGIVLPDSAKEKPQEGKVVAVGTGRVTDNGERVALELSEGDAVIFSKYAGTEVKYDGKEYLILRESDVLAIIG; from the coding sequence TTGTTAAAGCCATTAGGTGATCGTATTGTAATTGAACAAGTAGAAACAGAAGAAAAAACAGCTAGTGGGATCGTTCTTCCTGATTCTGCAAAAGAAAAACCTCAAGAAGGTAAAGTTGTTGCAGTTGGTACTGGACGTGTAACTGATAATGGTGAGCGTGTTGCCCTAGAACTAAGCGAAGGCGATGCTGTGATCTTCTCAAAATATGCGGGAACAGAAGTAAAATATGATGGGAAAGAATATTTAATCCTTCGTGAAAGTGACGTTTTAGCAATTATCGGCTAA
- a CDS encoding CPBP family intramembrane glutamic endopeptidase: protein MPRRYWFILLTYILVQLSAIVGAPLLLLLDVPREQIPGVWSLISFTIGLIIVVFLLRPEITNRHLDRNRSSRSQAILWSILGIFMAFAAQYAAAVIEMILFGIEPGSENTEVIVEFAKVTPMFIIVIAVIGPILEEIVFRMVIFGALYKRFNFWIAVLGSSILFAVVHMDFTHLLVYTAMGFVFAYLYVKTKRIIVPIIAHVAINSFVVLVQVVFGERLAELQDQLEQIQSFIGGFFV, encoded by the coding sequence TTGCCTAGAAGATATTGGTTCATACTGCTTACGTATATCCTCGTTCAACTATCAGCAATCGTTGGTGCCCCACTTCTACTATTACTTGACGTTCCTAGAGAACAAATACCAGGAGTTTGGAGCCTAATAAGTTTTACCATTGGTCTTATTATCGTTGTCTTCTTACTTCGACCTGAGATTACAAATCGCCATCTAGACCGAAATCGCTCATCACGCAGTCAAGCGATCCTTTGGTCGATTCTGGGGATCTTTATGGCCTTTGCAGCCCAATATGCCGCTGCAGTCATCGAGATGATCTTATTTGGAATCGAACCAGGTTCTGAAAACACGGAGGTTATTGTCGAATTTGCAAAAGTCACGCCGATGTTTATCATCGTTATCGCCGTGATCGGTCCGATATTAGAAGAGATTGTATTCCGGATGGTTATTTTCGGAGCCCTCTACAAACGTTTTAACTTTTGGATTGCTGTCTTAGGAAGCTCAATTTTATTTGCAGTTGTGCATATGGATTTCACACATTTGTTAGTCTATACTGCAATGGGCTTTGTTTTTGCTTATCTCTATGTCAAAACAAAACGAATTATCGTACCAATCATTGCACATGTTGCTATCAACTCATTTGTGGTACTCGTCCAAGTCGTTTTTGGTGAACGACTCGCAGAGCTACAAGATCAATTAGAACAAATTCAGTCATTTATCGGAGGATTTTTTGTATGA
- a CDS encoding YdiK family protein produces MRTSPTFMGVIYFLIGIMFMYLAIQNVSTAGWNFWTFLFIGVATIDIVIGIRFFRLKKQMESERKE; encoded by the coding sequence ATGAGGACTTCCCCTACATTTATGGGTGTGATTTACTTTTTAATCGGGATCATGTTTATGTATTTAGCGATCCAGAATGTTAGTACGGCTGGTTGGAACTTCTGGACGTTCCTTTTCATCGGGGTCGCGACCATTGATATCGTTATCGGCATTCGCTTCTTCCGTTTAAAAAAACAAATGGAAAGTGAGCGCAAAGAATAA
- the tatC gene encoding twin-arginine translocase subunit TatC, with amino-acid sequence MENREMSLYDHIGELRKRIMIVIAFFMIAMIVGFFLAKPMITYLQSAPTAQDLPMNAFRLTDPLKVYVTFAFFSAILLAFPVILYQIWAFISPGLHEKEQKITLSYIPIAFLLFLTGISFSYFILFPFIVDFMARLAEQLGITEQYGINEYFSFLFQITIPFGFLFQLPVVMMFLTRLGLITPDLLSRIRKFAYFILLVIAGFITPPEVVSHLMVTVPLLFLYEFSIWVSRLTYRKVLKAEREYQKEMEEQAEQEKQNHQ; translated from the coding sequence ATGGAAAACAGAGAAATGTCGCTTTATGATCATATAGGAGAGCTAAGAAAACGGATTATGATCGTGATCGCATTTTTTATGATTGCGATGATCGTTGGATTCTTTCTTGCCAAGCCTATGATCACGTATTTGCAAAGTGCACCAACAGCTCAAGATCTTCCAATGAATGCCTTTCGCTTGACAGATCCGTTAAAAGTCTATGTGACATTTGCATTTTTTAGTGCCATTTTACTCGCTTTTCCTGTTATTTTGTATCAGATTTGGGCGTTTATCAGTCCGGGTCTTCATGAAAAAGAACAAAAAATAACATTGTCTTATATCCCAATCGCGTTCCTTCTATTTTTAACAGGAATCTCGTTTAGTTATTTTATTCTTTTTCCATTTATCGTTGATTTTATGGCGAGATTAGCAGAGCAACTCGGCATTACGGAACAGTATGGGATTAATGAGTACTTTTCTTTTCTTTTCCAAATCACCATTCCGTTTGGATTCTTGTTTCAATTACCCGTCGTTATGATGTTTTTAACGAGGTTGGGCCTGATCACGCCTGATTTATTAAGTAGAATTCGAAAGTTTGCTTATTTCATTTTATTAGTGATTGCAGGTTTTATTACACCACCTGAGGTTGTATCGCACTTAATGGTCACTGTTCCGTTATTATTCTTATATGAATTCAGCATTTGGGTTTCACGTTTAACATATCGGAAAGTGCTAAAAGCGGAGCGGGAGTATCAGAAGGAAATGGAAGAACAAGCAGAGCAAGAGAAACAAAATCATCAATAA
- the tatA gene encoding twin-arginine translocase TatA/TatE family subunit, whose protein sequence is MPSLGPGSLLLIALVALLIFGPKKLPELGKAAGNTLREFKNATKGLADDDDDKKKNDKQ, encoded by the coding sequence ATGCCAAGCCTCGGACCAGGAAGTTTATTGTTAATCGCACTAGTTGCATTACTTATCTTTGGACCAAAGAAGTTACCTGAATTAGGGAAAGCAGCTGGGAACACATTACGTGAATTTAAGAATGCAACAAAGGGATTAGCAGATGATGATGACGATAAAAAGAAAAATGATAAACAATAG
- a CDS encoding redox-sensing transcriptional repressor Rex — MDIDQAKIPQATAKRLPLYYRFLENLKASGKQRVSSSELSEAVKVDSATIRRDFSYFGALGKKGYGYNVNYLLSFFRKTLDQDETTKVILIGVGNLGTAFLNYNFSKNNNTKIVMAFDVDEEKVGLEIGGVKIYNLNDLEKIIDPEVSAAILTVPAASAQKIADRLSDVGIKGILNFTPARLTVPDHIRVHHIDLSIELQALIYFLKHYPL; from the coding sequence ATGGATATCGATCAAGCAAAAATACCTCAAGCAACGGCAAAACGGTTACCGTTATATTATCGATTTTTAGAAAACTTAAAGGCCTCTGGAAAGCAGCGAGTCTCGTCATCGGAGTTAAGCGAGGCTGTAAAGGTTGATTCCGCTACTATACGTCGAGATTTTTCATATTTTGGTGCGTTAGGGAAAAAAGGCTATGGTTATAATGTTAACTATTTGCTATCGTTCTTTCGAAAAACCCTCGACCAAGATGAAACGACGAAGGTTATCTTAATAGGGGTTGGAAATTTAGGGACAGCATTTTTAAATTATAACTTTTCGAAAAATAATAACACGAAAATTGTCATGGCATTTGATGTCGATGAAGAAAAAGTTGGATTAGAAATTGGTGGCGTGAAGATTTATAATTTAAATGACCTTGAAAAAATAATTGATCCTGAGGTTTCAGCGGCAATTCTAACTGTGCCAGCGGCATCGGCGCAGAAAATTGCTGATCGCCTTAGTGATGTCGGAATAAAAGGGATTTTAAATTTCACACCAGCGAGACTAACTGTGCCTGACCATATTCGTGTTCATCATATTGATTTGTCGATTGAACTACAGGCACTTATTTATTTTCTTAAGCACTATCCATTATAA